A region from the Rosa rugosa chromosome 6, drRosRugo1.1, whole genome shotgun sequence genome encodes:
- the LOC133716137 gene encoding transcription initiation factor TFIID subunit 4b-like — MGFSPFFPNPLLPPVKNPNKRSASPPPSKKQKVADDEIDTDQEGIEQLRDVVSVSGVNLVEEQERMLLLSGLKKQQASRKIVLQENQEALVLQKIPLQKKLEGIMGRCGLRIGVDKDVERCLSMCVEERMRGIICNLIRQSKQWVDCEKLRHHTVSTSDVKQEIMILNKKAMEELQGTAQKLNEAQVST, encoded by the coding sequence ATGGGGTTTTCACCATTCTTCCCAAACCCTCTGCTTCCTCCTGTCAAAAACCCTAACAAGCGTAGTGCTTCTCCACCACCAAGTAAGAAGCAAAAGGTAGCTGATGATGAGATAGACACAGATCAAGAAGGCATTGAGCAACTCCGCGACGTCGTTTCTGTCAGTGGAGTCAATCTTGTGGAAGAGCAAGAGCGCATGCTGTTGCTTTCGGGGCTCAAGAAGCAGCAAGCATCTCGAAAAATTGTGCTTCAAGAAAACCAAGAAGCGCTGGTTTTGCAGAAGATTCCCCTGCAGAAAAAGTTGGAGGGAATCATGGGGAGGTGTGGTTTGAGAATTGGTGTAGACAAAGATGTGGAGAGATGCTTGTCAATGTGTGTGGAGGAGAGAATGAGGGGGATCATATGCAATTTGATTAGACAGTCGAAGCAGTGGGTTGATTGCGAAAAATTGAGACACCACACTGTTTCTACATCTGATGTGAAGCAAGAAATTATGATTCTCAACAAGAAGGCTATGGAAGAGTTGCAGGGAACGGCTCAGAAGCTTAATGAAGCTCAGGTTAGCACTTAG